One Tursiops truncatus isolate mTurTru1 chromosome 3, mTurTru1.mat.Y, whole genome shotgun sequence DNA segment encodes these proteins:
- the PNPLA6 gene encoding patatin-like phospholipase domain-containing protein 6 isoform X8 translates to MKKKLKMLNIAKKILRIQKEAPTLQRKEPPPAVLEADLTEGDLANSHLPSEVLYMLKNVRVLGHFEKPLFLELCRHMVFQRLSQGDYVFRPGQPDASIYVVQDGLLELCLPAPDGKECVVKEVVPGDSVNSLLSILDVITGHQHPQRTVSARAARDSTVLRLPVEAFSAVFTKYPESLVRVVQIIMVRLQRVTFLALHNYLGLTNELFSHEIQPLRLFPSPGLPARTSPVRGSKRIASTSASEEARETPGRPPDPTGAPLPATAGDPVKPTSLEAPSAPLLSRCISMPVDISGLQGGPRSDFDMAYERGRISVSLQEEASWGPQAALARTPTQEPREQPAGACEYSYCEDESATGGCPFGPYQGRQTSSIFEAAKRELAKLMRIEDPSLLNSRVLLHHTKAGTIIARQGDQDVSLHFVLWGCLHVYQRMIDKAEDVCLFVVQPGELVGQLAVLTGEPLIFTLRAQRDCTFLRISKSDFYEIMRAQPSVVLSAAQTVAARMSPFVRQMDFAIDWTAVEAGRALYRQGDRSDCTYIVLNGRLRSVIQRGNGKKELVGEYGRGDLIGVVEALTRQPRATTVHAVRDTELAKLPEGTLGHIKRRYPQVVTRLIHLLSQKILGNLQQLQGPFPAGSGLGVPPHSELTNPASNLATVAVLPVCAEVPMVAFMLELQHALQAIGPTLLLNSDIIRARLGASALDSIQEFRLSGWLAQQEDTHRIVLYQTDASLTPWTVRCLRQADCILIVGLGDQEPTLGQLEQMLENTAVRALKQLVLLHREEGPGPTRTVEWLNMRSWCSGHLHLRCPRRLFSRRSPAKLHELYEKVFSKRADRHSDFSRLARVLTGNTIALVLGGGGARGCSHIGVLKALEEAGVPVDLVGGTSIGSFIGALYAEERSASRTKQRAREWAKSMTSVLEPVLDLTYPVTSMFTGSAFNRSIHRVFQDKQIEDLWLPYFNVTTDITASAMRVHKDGSLWRYVRASMTLSGYLPPLCDPKDGHLLMDGGYINNLPADIARSMGAKTVIAIDVGSQDETDLSTYGDSLSGWWLLWKRLNPWADKIKVPDMAEIQSRLAYVSCVRQLEVVKSSSYCEYLRPPIDCFKTMDFGKFDQIYDVGYQYGKAVFGGWTRGDIIEKMLTDRRSADLNESRRADVLAFPSSGFTDLAEIVSRIEPPTSYVSVSDGCADGEESDCLTEYEEDVGPDCSRDEGGSPEGASPSTASEMEEGKPILRHRSCLPQDAPRSADA, encoded by the exons GAAAGAGGCGCCAACGCTGCAGCGGAAGGAGCCCCCGCCTGCGGTGCTGGAGGCTGACCTGACCGAGGGCGACCTGGCCAACTCCCACCTGCCGTCCGAGGTGCTCTACATGCTCAAGAACGTCCG GGTGCTGGGCCACTTTGAGAAGCCGCTCTTCCTGGAGCTGTGCCGGCACATGGTCTTCCAGCGGCTCAGCCAGGGTGACTACGTCTTCCGGCCAGGCCAGCCCGATGCCAGCATCTACGTGGTGCAGGATGGGCTGCTGGAGCTCTGTCTGCCGGCTCCT GATGGGAAGGAGTGTGTGGTGAAGGAAGTGGTTCCTGGGGACAGTGTCAACAGCCTTCTGAGCATCCTGGATGTCATCACC GGTCACCAGCACCCCCAGCGTACTGTGTCCGCTCGGGCGGCCCGAGACTCCACGGTGCTGCGGCTTCCAGTCGAGGCCTTCTCAGCCGTCTTCACCAAGTATCCCGAGAGCTTGGTGCGGGTAGTGCAG ATCATCATGGTGAGGCTGCAGCGGGTCACTTTCCTGGCGCTTCACAACTACCTGGGTCTGACCAACGAGCTCTTCAGCCAC gagaTCCAGCCCCTGCGCCTCTTCCCCAGCCCGGGCCTCCCAGCCCGCACCAGCCCTGTGCGTGGCTCCAAGCGGATAGCCAGCACCTCTGCTTCTGAGGAGGCGAGGGAGACGCCTGGCCGGCCGCCTGACCCCACCGGGGCCCCACTGCCTGCAACTGCAG GGGACCCAGTGAAGCCCACATCCCTGGAAGCCCCCTCGGCGCCCTTGCTGAGTCGCTGCATCTCGATGCCAGTGGACATCTCAG GCTTGCAGGGCGGCCCTCGCTCGGACTTCGACATGGCATATGAGCGGGGCCGGATCTCCGTGTCCCTGCAGGAAGAGGCCTCTTGGGGGCCCCAGGCAGCCCTGGCTCGG ACCCCTACTCAGGAGCCCCGGGAGCAGCCAGCCGGCGCCTGTGAATACAGCTACTGTGAGGATGAGTCGGCCACTGGCGGGTGCCCCTTCGGGCCCTACCAGGGCCGCCAGACAAGCAGCATCTTTGAGGCGGCGAAGCGAGAGCTGGCCAAGCTGATGCGGATTGAG gaCCCCTCCCTTTTGAACAGCCGAGTCTTGCTGCACCACACCAAAGCCGGCACCATCATTGCCCGCCAGGGGGACCAG GATGTGAGCCTGCACTTCGTGCTCTGGGGCTGCCTGCACGTCTACCAGCGCATGATCGACAAGGCCGAAGACGTGTGCCTGTTCGTGGTGCAGCCCGGGGAGCTGGTGGGACAGCTGGCCGTGCTTACCGGCGAGCCCCTCATCTTCACGCTGCGAGCCCAGCGTGATTGCACCTTCCTGCGGATCTCCAAGTCTGACTTCTATGA GATCATGCGTGCACAGCCCAGTGTAGTGCTGAGCGCCGCGCAGACCGTGGCCGCGAGGATGTCGCCCTTCGTGCGCCAGATGGACTTCGCCATCGACTGGACAGCGGTAGAGGCGGGACGCGCACTGTACAG gcagggcGACCGCTCCGACTGCACCTACATCGTGCTCAATGGGCGGCTGCGAAGTGTCATCCAGCGTGGCAATGGCAAGAAGGAGTTGGTGGGCGAGTACGGCCGCGGGGATCTCATAGGAGTG GTGGAGGCGCTGACCAGGCagccacgtgccacaacggtgCACGCGGTGCGCGACACAGAGCTGGCCAAACTCCCCGAGGGCACCCTGGGCCACATCAAACGTCGATACCCGCAG GTTGTCACCCGCCTCATCCACCTGCTGAGCCAGAAAATTCTGGGGAATTTGCAGCAGCTGCAAGGACCCTTCCCAG CAGGTTCGGGCCTAGGTGTTCCCCCTCACTCGGAGCTCACCAACCCAGCCAGCAACCTGGCAACGGTGGCAGTGCTGCCCGTGTGTGCCGAGGTGCCCATGGTGGCCTTCATGCTGGAGCTGCAGCATGCTTTGCAAGCCATTG GCCCCACACTTCTTCTCAACAGTGACATCATCCGGGCACGCCTGGGGGCCTCTGCACTGGAcag CATCCAAGAATTCCGGCTGTCAGGGTGGCTGGCCCAGCAGGAGGACACGCACCGCATCGTGCTCTACCAGACGGACGCATCGCTGACGCCCTGGACCGTGCGCTGCCTGCGCCAGGCCGACTGCATCCTCATCGTGGGCCTTGGCGACCAGGAGCCCACGCTTGGCCAG CTGGAGCAGATGCTGGAGAACACGGCGGTGCGCGCCCTCAAGCAGCTGGTCCTGCTGCACCGCGAGGAGGGCCCGGGTCCCACGCGCACAGTGGAGTGGCTCAACATGCGCAGCTGGTGCTCGGGGCACCTGCATCTGCGCTGTCCGCGCCGCCTCTTCTCGCGCCGCAGCCCAGCCAAGCTG CACGAGCTCTACGAGAAGGTTTTCTCGAAGCGCGCTGACCGGCACAGCGACTTCTCCCGCCTGGCGCGGGTGCTCACAGGCAACACCATCGCCTTGGtgctgggcgggggcggggccag AGGCTGCTCACACATCGGAGTGCTGAAGGCATTAGAGGAGGCGGGGGTCCCTGTCGACCTGGTGGGCGGCACGTCCATCGGCTCCTTCATCGGGGCCCTGTACGCCGAGGAGCGGAGCGCCAGCCGCACTAAGCAGCGGGCCCGGGAGTGGGCCAAG AGCATGACTTCAGTTCTGGAGCCCGTGCTGGACCTCACCTACCCCGTCACCTCCATGTTCACGGGGTCGGCCTTCAACCGCAGCATCCACCGTGTCTTCCAGGACAAGCAGATCGAG GACCTGTGGCTGCCGTACTTCAACGTGACCACGGACATCACCGCCTCAGCCATGCGTGTCCACAAAGATG GCTCCCTGTGGCGATACGTGCGTGCCAGCATGACACTCTCGGGATACCTGCCGCCACTGTGTGACCCCAAGGATGGGCACCTCCTCATGGACGGCGGCTACATCAACAACCTACCAG CGGACATTGCTCGCAGCATGGGTGCCAAGACGGTCATTGCCATCGACGTGGGAAGCCAGGATGAGACGGACCTTAGCACCTACGGggacagcctctctggctggtggcTGCTGTGGAAGCGGCTGAACCCCTGGGCAGACAAGATCAAGGTTCCAGACATGGCCGAGATCCAGTCTCGCCTGGCCTATGTGTCCTGCGTGCGGCAGCTGGAGGTCGTGAAGTCCAGCTCGTACTGCGAGTACCTGCGCCCACCCATCGACTGCTTCAAGACCATGGACTTCGGGAAGTTCGACCAGATCTAT GATGTGGGCTACCAGTACGGGAAGGCCGTGTTTGGGGGCTGGACCCGGGGCGACATCATTGAAAAGATGCTCACGGACCGACGGTCTGCAGACCTTAATGAGAGCCGCCGTGCAGAT GTGCTTGCCTTCCCCAGCTCCGGCTTCACCGACTTGGCGGAGATCGTGTCCAGGATCGAGCCCCCCACGAGCTACGTTTCTGTTTCCGACGGCTGCGCAGATG GGGAGGAGTCGGACTGCCTGACTGAGTACGAGGAGGACGTGGGGCCAGACTGCTCGCGGGACGAAGGGGGCTCTCCAGAGGGCGCGAGCCCCAGCACTGCCTCCGAGATG GAGGAGGGGAAGCCGATCCTCCGGCACCGGAGCTGTCTGCCGCAGGACGCCCCCAGATCTGCGGATGCCTGA
- the PNPLA6 gene encoding patatin-like phospholipase domain-containing protein 6 isoform X6, whose amino-acid sequence MEAPLQTGMVLGVMIGAGVAVLVTAVLILLLVRRLRVPKTPAPDGPRYRFRKRDKVLFYGRKIMRKVSQSTSSLVDTSVSTTSRPRMKKKLKMLNIAKKILRIQKEAPTLQRKEPPPAVLEADLTEGDLANSHLPSEVLYMLKNVRVLGHFEKPLFLELCRHMVFQRLSQGDYVFRPGQPDASIYVVQDGLLELCLPAPDGKECVVKEVVPGDSVNSLLSILDVITGHQHPQRTVSARAARDSTVLRLPVEAFSAVFTKYPESLVRVVQIIMVRLQRVTFLALHNYLGLTNELFSHEIQPLRLFPSPGLPARTSPVRGSKRIASTSASEEARETPGRPPDPTGAPLPATAGDPVKPTSLEAPSAPLLSRCISMPVDISGLQGGPRSDFDMAYERGRISVSLQEEASWGPQAALARTPTQEPREQPAGACEYSYCEDESATGGCPFGPYQGRQTSSIFEAAKRELAKLMRIEDPSLLNSRVLLHHTKAGTIIARQGDQDVSLHFVLWGCLHVYQRMIDKAEDVCLFVVQPGELVGQLAVLTGEPLIFTLRAQRDCTFLRISKSDFYEIMRAQPSVVLSAAQTVAARMSPFVRQMDFAIDWTAVEAGRALYRQGDRSDCTYIVLNGRLRSVIQRGNGKKELVGEYGRGDLIGVVEALTRQPRATTVHAVRDTELAKLPEGTLGHIKRRYPQVVTRLIHLLSQKILGNLQQLQGPFPGSGLGVPPHSELTNPASNLATVAVLPVCAEVPMVAFMLELQHALQAIGPTLLLNSDIIRARLGASALDSIQEFRLSGWLAQQEDTHRIVLYQTDASLTPWTVRCLRQADCILIVGLGDQEPTLGQLEQMLENTAVRALKQLVLLHREEGPGPTRTVEWLNMRSWCSGHLHLRCPRRLFSRRSPAKLHELYEKVFSKRADRHSDFSRLARVLTGNTIALVLGGGGARGCSHIGVLKALEEAGVPVDLVGGTSIGSFIGALYAEERSASRTKQRAREWAKSMTSVLEPVLDLTYPVTSMFTGSAFNRSIHRVFQDKQIEDLWLPYFNVTTDITASAMRVHKDGSLWRYVRASMTLSGYLPPLCDPKDGHLLMDGGYINNLPADIARSMGAKTVIAIDVGSQDETDLSTYGDSLSGWWLLWKRLNPWADKIKVPDMAEIQSRLAYVSCVRQLEVVKSSSYCEYLRPPIDCFKTMDFGKFDQIYDVGYQYGKAVFGGWTRGDIIEKMLTDRRSADLNESRRADVLAFPSSGFTDLAEIVSRIEPPTSYVSVSDGCADGEESDCLTEYEEDVGPDCSRDEGGSPEGASPSTASEMEEGKPILRHRSCLPQDAPRSADA is encoded by the exons GAAAGAGGCGCCAACGCTGCAGCGGAAGGAGCCCCCGCCTGCGGTGCTGGAGGCTGACCTGACCGAGGGCGACCTGGCCAACTCCCACCTGCCGTCCGAGGTGCTCTACATGCTCAAGAACGTCCG GGTGCTGGGCCACTTTGAGAAGCCGCTCTTCCTGGAGCTGTGCCGGCACATGGTCTTCCAGCGGCTCAGCCAGGGTGACTACGTCTTCCGGCCAGGCCAGCCCGATGCCAGCATCTACGTGGTGCAGGATGGGCTGCTGGAGCTCTGTCTGCCGGCTCCT GATGGGAAGGAGTGTGTGGTGAAGGAAGTGGTTCCTGGGGACAGTGTCAACAGCCTTCTGAGCATCCTGGATGTCATCACC GGTCACCAGCACCCCCAGCGTACTGTGTCCGCTCGGGCGGCCCGAGACTCCACGGTGCTGCGGCTTCCAGTCGAGGCCTTCTCAGCCGTCTTCACCAAGTATCCCGAGAGCTTGGTGCGGGTAGTGCAG ATCATCATGGTGAGGCTGCAGCGGGTCACTTTCCTGGCGCTTCACAACTACCTGGGTCTGACCAACGAGCTCTTCAGCCAC gagaTCCAGCCCCTGCGCCTCTTCCCCAGCCCGGGCCTCCCAGCCCGCACCAGCCCTGTGCGTGGCTCCAAGCGGATAGCCAGCACCTCTGCTTCTGAGGAGGCGAGGGAGACGCCTGGCCGGCCGCCTGACCCCACCGGGGCCCCACTGCCTGCAACTGCAG GGGACCCAGTGAAGCCCACATCCCTGGAAGCCCCCTCGGCGCCCTTGCTGAGTCGCTGCATCTCGATGCCAGTGGACATCTCAG GCTTGCAGGGCGGCCCTCGCTCGGACTTCGACATGGCATATGAGCGGGGCCGGATCTCCGTGTCCCTGCAGGAAGAGGCCTCTTGGGGGCCCCAGGCAGCCCTGGCTCGG ACCCCTACTCAGGAGCCCCGGGAGCAGCCAGCCGGCGCCTGTGAATACAGCTACTGTGAGGATGAGTCGGCCACTGGCGGGTGCCCCTTCGGGCCCTACCAGGGCCGCCAGACAAGCAGCATCTTTGAGGCGGCGAAGCGAGAGCTGGCCAAGCTGATGCGGATTGAG gaCCCCTCCCTTTTGAACAGCCGAGTCTTGCTGCACCACACCAAAGCCGGCACCATCATTGCCCGCCAGGGGGACCAG GATGTGAGCCTGCACTTCGTGCTCTGGGGCTGCCTGCACGTCTACCAGCGCATGATCGACAAGGCCGAAGACGTGTGCCTGTTCGTGGTGCAGCCCGGGGAGCTGGTGGGACAGCTGGCCGTGCTTACCGGCGAGCCCCTCATCTTCACGCTGCGAGCCCAGCGTGATTGCACCTTCCTGCGGATCTCCAAGTCTGACTTCTATGA GATCATGCGTGCACAGCCCAGTGTAGTGCTGAGCGCCGCGCAGACCGTGGCCGCGAGGATGTCGCCCTTCGTGCGCCAGATGGACTTCGCCATCGACTGGACAGCGGTAGAGGCGGGACGCGCACTGTACAG gcagggcGACCGCTCCGACTGCACCTACATCGTGCTCAATGGGCGGCTGCGAAGTGTCATCCAGCGTGGCAATGGCAAGAAGGAGTTGGTGGGCGAGTACGGCCGCGGGGATCTCATAGGAGTG GTGGAGGCGCTGACCAGGCagccacgtgccacaacggtgCACGCGGTGCGCGACACAGAGCTGGCCAAACTCCCCGAGGGCACCCTGGGCCACATCAAACGTCGATACCCGCAG GTTGTCACCCGCCTCATCCACCTGCTGAGCCAGAAAATTCTGGGGAATTTGCAGCAGCTGCAAGGACCCTTCCCAG GTTCGGGCCTAGGTGTTCCCCCTCACTCGGAGCTCACCAACCCAGCCAGCAACCTGGCAACGGTGGCAGTGCTGCCCGTGTGTGCCGAGGTGCCCATGGTGGCCTTCATGCTGGAGCTGCAGCATGCTTTGCAAGCCATTG GCCCCACACTTCTTCTCAACAGTGACATCATCCGGGCACGCCTGGGGGCCTCTGCACTGGAcag CATCCAAGAATTCCGGCTGTCAGGGTGGCTGGCCCAGCAGGAGGACACGCACCGCATCGTGCTCTACCAGACGGACGCATCGCTGACGCCCTGGACCGTGCGCTGCCTGCGCCAGGCCGACTGCATCCTCATCGTGGGCCTTGGCGACCAGGAGCCCACGCTTGGCCAG CTGGAGCAGATGCTGGAGAACACGGCGGTGCGCGCCCTCAAGCAGCTGGTCCTGCTGCACCGCGAGGAGGGCCCGGGTCCCACGCGCACAGTGGAGTGGCTCAACATGCGCAGCTGGTGCTCGGGGCACCTGCATCTGCGCTGTCCGCGCCGCCTCTTCTCGCGCCGCAGCCCAGCCAAGCTG CACGAGCTCTACGAGAAGGTTTTCTCGAAGCGCGCTGACCGGCACAGCGACTTCTCCCGCCTGGCGCGGGTGCTCACAGGCAACACCATCGCCTTGGtgctgggcgggggcggggccag AGGCTGCTCACACATCGGAGTGCTGAAGGCATTAGAGGAGGCGGGGGTCCCTGTCGACCTGGTGGGCGGCACGTCCATCGGCTCCTTCATCGGGGCCCTGTACGCCGAGGAGCGGAGCGCCAGCCGCACTAAGCAGCGGGCCCGGGAGTGGGCCAAG AGCATGACTTCAGTTCTGGAGCCCGTGCTGGACCTCACCTACCCCGTCACCTCCATGTTCACGGGGTCGGCCTTCAACCGCAGCATCCACCGTGTCTTCCAGGACAAGCAGATCGAG GACCTGTGGCTGCCGTACTTCAACGTGACCACGGACATCACCGCCTCAGCCATGCGTGTCCACAAAGATG GCTCCCTGTGGCGATACGTGCGTGCCAGCATGACACTCTCGGGATACCTGCCGCCACTGTGTGACCCCAAGGATGGGCACCTCCTCATGGACGGCGGCTACATCAACAACCTACCAG CGGACATTGCTCGCAGCATGGGTGCCAAGACGGTCATTGCCATCGACGTGGGAAGCCAGGATGAGACGGACCTTAGCACCTACGGggacagcctctctggctggtggcTGCTGTGGAAGCGGCTGAACCCCTGGGCAGACAAGATCAAGGTTCCAGACATGGCCGAGATCCAGTCTCGCCTGGCCTATGTGTCCTGCGTGCGGCAGCTGGAGGTCGTGAAGTCCAGCTCGTACTGCGAGTACCTGCGCCCACCCATCGACTGCTTCAAGACCATGGACTTCGGGAAGTTCGACCAGATCTAT GATGTGGGCTACCAGTACGGGAAGGCCGTGTTTGGGGGCTGGACCCGGGGCGACATCATTGAAAAGATGCTCACGGACCGACGGTCTGCAGACCTTAATGAGAGCCGCCGTGCAGAT GTGCTTGCCTTCCCCAGCTCCGGCTTCACCGACTTGGCGGAGATCGTGTCCAGGATCGAGCCCCCCACGAGCTACGTTTCTGTTTCCGACGGCTGCGCAGATG GGGAGGAGTCGGACTGCCTGACTGAGTACGAGGAGGACGTGGGGCCAGACTGCTCGCGGGACGAAGGGGGCTCTCCAGAGGGCGCGAGCCCCAGCACTGCCTCCGAGATG GAGGAGGGGAAGCCGATCCTCCGGCACCGGAGCTGTCTGCCGCAGGACGCCCCCAGATCTGCGGATGCCTGA